The following DNA comes from Nitrogeniibacter aestuarii.
GCCCCGGACGGCCGCGCGCAGAACGCCTTGGCCGCCGACTGCAGCGTGGCGGTGGTGCCGGCCAGCTGTGTGTAGGCGGGCTGAATGTGCGCCGTCGTGGTGCGCTCGACAAAGTCGTCCGGCGTCTCGGCGCGCGCAACAGCGATCGCCAGTGGCGCAAGCAGGAGGGCAATCAGGCGGCGCATCACAGGCTCTCCACGAATCGGATCAGGGCTTCCCGGTCTGCCGCCGGCATGGCGGCCACCGCATCGCGCTGGGCCCGGGCTTCGCCCCCGTGCCAGAGGATGGCTTCGAGCACACCACGGGCACGCCCGTCGTGCAGGTACTGGTTGTGGCCATTGACCATCGGCGTCAGACCGATGCCCCACAGGGGCGGCGTCTTCCATTCGCGGCCATTGGCCATGCCTTCCGGGCGGCCATCGGCCAGCCCCTCGCCCATGTCGTGCAGCAGCAGGTCGGTATAGGGCCAGATGTGCTGGTCGCGTTGCTCGGGCGCCACGGCCTCGTCGGCACGGGTCTGGTAGCTCGGCGTGTGGCATCCGGTGCAACCGGTCTCGTAGAACAGCCGCTTGCCGGCGAGCACCTGAGGGTCGCCCGCGTCACGGCGCGCCGGTACGGCCAGATTGCGCGCATAGAACGTCACCAGTGCCATGACCTCCTTGCCCGCTTCGAGGTTGTCGTATTGCGGACTGTTGCCATCGGGCGCTTTGCGGCAGTCGACCTGCGCCTCCGTGCATTCGCCCCAGCCGTAGGGATTGAAGGGCGTCGAGATGCCGATATCGCCCGTGAAGGCCCCCTGCGACTGCTCATCCACGCTCGGGGCGCCCGCCTTGTGGCCGAAGCGGCCGAGCCGGGGCGCGTTGGCCGAAGGGCTCCAGACCCGGTTGGGCCGGCCGGAGATGCCATCGCCGTCCGCGTCGTCCGGGTCGGCCTTGGCAAGAATGTCCTTGTCGGAAATGGCTTCGAGCAGGCCGAGGCCGAGCATCTGGGGCGCCACCCGGGGCGAGAGCATCGCCTGCGGATGCAGCGGGCCGTAGCCAAGATCTTCCGCGCTGTAGGTGGGCTTGCGCAGCGTGACCACGGTGCCGTCGGCGAGCTTCACCGGCATGGGTTCATAACGCACCCGGAGGCGATATTCCGCCTTGTGACCGGCAATGGCGAAGTCCTGCAACTGGGTGCCATAGACCGGATCGGGAATGTTGTTGACCCGGTGCTCGGCGAGCAGGCGACGGTCTTCATCGGTCTGCGGCGGAATGCTGATGCGCAGGAACATGGACACCGCGTTGTCGTCATCGCCCTCGGGGGGATGACCCCGGCCGTCCTTGAGGTGGCAGCGCTGGCAGGAGCGCGCATTGTAGAGCGGGCCGAGGCCATCGGCGGCCTGCGTCGAGGCCGGGGCGCTCACCCACAGGCGCTTGAAGAATCCGTTGCCGATCTTGAACTGCATCTCGCGCTCGAAGGCCATGTTGGCCGACGGCTGCGAGAAGACGTCCTTGTTGATGCGCTTGTGATGGGTGGCCGCGCCGCCGGGCAGGGCCTCACCGGCTTCGGGTTGAGAGAAATCGATCGTCTTTGCCTCGACGGCCAGGCACAGGGGTGCCGCAGCGATCAGGACAAGGGCGGTGGCGTGTCGAGCACATGACTGCATGACTGGCTTCCGTTGGCGGGCAAGACATCAGCGCACTCCGGTGACCCCGCCGGACCACCGAAGCGCGCAATCCAGGTCTTACTGACCGACCTTGTCAGGCGCGTCGAGGCTGTCGGAGCCTTCGAAGGCGATGTGCTCCAGGCCCAGGGCAGTGACCGCCCCTTCAATGGCACGCGTCTGCGCCAGCAGGGCATCGATCGCGGCCTGGACCCGGGCATTGCCCTCGGCATTGCCCTCGCCGATCATCTGGTCATAGGCTTCGCCCGCCTTGGCACTGTCCACCAGCGCCTGCATGCGCGCCACGGTCTCGTCCAGACGCTGGCGCAGGGCGGCATCGACCTTCGGGTCCTTGGCGGCCACCAGATCCGCAAGGCTCGGGCCGCTCATCTTGCTGCCATCCACCTTGACGTAGGTGCCGGTGTAGACGTTTCGAATGCCCAGCGCATCGTTGTAGTGCGAGTAGTGGGTGTTGTCCGAGAAGCAATCGTGTTCTTCTTCCGGGTCGTGCAGCATCAGGCCGAGCTTCATGCGCTCACCGGCCAGCTCGCCGTACGAGAGACTGCCCATGCCACCCAGGATGGTCCCCAGCCCCTGCCCTTCGGGTGCCTCGACCACGGCTTGACGGGCCTCGCCACCCGGTGCCCACTGGGCACTCATCCATTCGAGTTCCTTGACCAGCAGATCGGTGGCCGCCTTGAGATACTGGGCACGACGGGCGCAATGGCCGCCGGTGCAGTGGGCCGGATCGAAATCGGTGGCCGGTCGCTGACCGGCGCCCGGGCCGTTTCCGTTCAGGTCCTGCCCCCACAGCAGGAATTCGATGGCGTGATAGCCGGTGGTGACGTTGGCCTCGATCTCGTCCACTTCGTGGAGCTGGGCAATCAGATCCTCGTCGATCTTGCTCGCATCGATGGTGCGACCGGACAGCTCGAGCTTTTCATGGGCAATGATATTGACCGTGTAGTACGGATTCTCGTCGGATTCGTCGCCGTAGCTGGCATCCACATAATCAATCAGGCCCTCGTCCAGCGGCCACGCATTCACCTTGCCTTCCCAGTCATCGACAATGGCGTTGCCGAACCGGTAGGCCTCGGTCTGCTGGTAAGGATGGCGTGCTGCCACCCAGGCCGCGCGCGCCGCGGCCAGCGTCTTGTCGTCGGGGTGGGCGATGAGCTCATTGACGGAACGCTGCAGTTGCTTTGCGGTGGACAGCGCGTCGCCATACACGGCCTGGGCCAGATCGGCGTAGTGAGTCATGACCGCCTGGCTGGAGGGTGCCGCCAGCGTGACGGTACTGAGGAGCGCCGTGATGGCGCCCGCAAGAATGCGTTTCATGGAACAACTCCCATTCGGTTTGAGGCCTGGGCGACATGAGACGTCACCCGCTTCGATTTCGTTCTTGCGAATGGTAATGCGAATTGTTCTCAGTTTCAAACGTATTTTGCCGCCGCGCTTCTTCCGGCGCGATTTACCGGACCACGCCACCCCGGCGCTCAAGCCGCGCTGCGCTGCTCCACGGCGTCACTGGCTTCCAGAATCAAGGCCGGATTGTTGTCTTTCAGACGCAGGTGGTCGGAGAGCATGCGGCGCCATTGACGGGCACCCGGCATGCCCTGATACAGACCGAGAATATGCCGGCAGATCGTCTTGAGGGGCACCCCTTCGGCCACCTGCGCTTCGGCAAAGGCGGCCATGGCTTCGGCCACCTGACGACGGGTCGGTGGCGGATGATCGTCGCCCCAGGCGCGGGCGTCGGCGTCCACCAGCATCCAGGGGTTGTGGTACGCCTCGCGCCCGATCATGACGCCATCCACGTGGGCCCATTGCGGCTCGACCTGATCCCAGTTGGTGAAACCGCCGTTGATATGGATTTCCAGCGCCGGGAACGCGGTTTTGAGCCGGTGGACATAGTCGTACTTGAGCGGCGGAATCTCCCGGTTCTCTTTCGGCGACAAACCATTGAGGATGGCATTGCGAGCATGGACGACGAACACCGTGCATGCACTGCGCTGGTGCACCCGCCCGACGAAGTCTTCCAGATAGTGATAGTCCTCGATGTTGTCGATGCCAATCCGGTGCTTGACCGTCACCGCGATGCCGACCCGGTCCTGCATGGCCTTCAGGCAATCGGCCACCAGATCCGGCTCGGCCATCAGGCAGGCGCCGAACGCCCCCGACTGCACGCGCTCTGACGGGCAGCCTACATTGAGATTTACCTCGTCGTAGCCCCATTGTTCGGCCAGCTCGGCGCATCTGGCCAGGTCGGCAGGGTCACTCCCCCCCAGCTGAAGCGCCAGCGGATGCTCGCAGTCATCGAAGCGCAGGAAACGCGCCGCGTCGCCATGGATGAGCGCGCCAGTGGTCACCATCTCGGTGTACAGATAGACACGGCGGGAAATCTGGCGGGCAAAGTAACGGTAGAACCGGTCCGTCCAGTCGAGCATGGGCGCGATGCTCACGCGTCGGGCGGACAGGTCGGCAGGGGCAGGAGAAGACATGGAGGAACCAGGGTCAGGAGCGAAAAACGGCCCTTACGGGCCGTTTGTGTCGGCAAGGCGTGTGTCGCGCGTCAGTCAGCCGACTTGGCGGCGAGCTGCGCTTCGAGCTCGGTCACACGTTTTTCCAGGGCGGTGAGCTGCTCGCGTGCACGGCTGAGCATCTCTGCCTGGATGTCGAATTCTTCGCGCGTGACCAGATCCATGCGGGTAAAGGCACTGCTGGCCATGGCCTTGACGTTCTTTTCAATGTCCTTGGCCGGAGAGTTGGCCGCGATCTCGGACAGTTTGCCGGCAATCTGGTCCAGGAAGCTGGTGGGATTCATGGCGCGTACTCCTCGAAAGTCTGTATCGGGGCCATTTTCCCGCAAAAGAGCCCGGTGTGCACTTGTAAACAGCCCGGCGCCACCGTGAAATATTCCGTCACAAATAGCTCGATATGTGCACCGTTCAGGTGCGCACCATTATTGTGCATCATTTTGGTGCGCGCGATTTTTTCGGTGCGCTGCACCGCACAACCCGACTCGTTTTCACCGTAACCCATTGATTTACGGTTCCAAAAAAACTGGCACGCTTCATGTTAATAGGTCTGCGCAAGTTTATTTTCTGAGGACCCCTCATCATGCGTAAGAACCTGATCTCTGCTGCACTGGCAGCATCCTTCCTGGCCAGTGCCGCCGGTGTTGCCCAGGCCGAAGAGAGCCCGATTTCCGCCAACGTGACGTTCACGTCGGACTACGTCTATCGCGGTATCTCCCAGTCCAACGAGAACTTCGCCGTGCAGGGTGGTTTCGACTACGCCCACGACAGCGGCTTCTACATCGGCACCTGGGCGTCGAGCATCGACTGGCTCGACAAGGGTGGCGCCGAGGTTGACGTGTATGTCGGCTTTGGTAACAGCATCGGCGACACCGACTTCAGCTACGACGTCGGCGTGCTGCAGTACTTCTATCCGGGTGGCGAGATCGACGGTGAAGATGCCGACACCACCGAAGCCTACATCGGTGTGGGCTGGAAATTCCTGTCCTTCACCTACTCCTACGCTTTCACCGACCTCTTCGGCGTGCCCGACTCCGACGGTTCCGAGTACTACGACCTGTCGGCTGACTTCGATATCGGCGCCGGCTTTGGCCTGGGCGCTCACGTCGGTCGCCAGAAAATCGAAGGTGGCGGCAGCTACAACGACTGGAAGCTGGGCGTGACCAAGGACTTCGTCGGTCTGACCTTCGGTCTGGACTACATCGACACCGACATCGACGACACCGACGGCGCCGACGAGCGCATCGTGTTCTCCGTCACCAAGTCCTTCTAATCACATCTCTCACGGCGGGGCCTTGCCCCGCCCATGGAACCACAGGGAGCTGTCATGAAATACCTGATCGCCATCATCAAGCCCTTCAAGCTGGACGAAGTGCGTGAAGCCCTGTCCGCCATTGGCGTGCAAGGCATCACCGTGACCGAAGTCAAAGGCTTCGGTCGCCAGAAAGGCCACACCGAGCTGTATCGCGGCGCTGAATACGTCGTCGATTTCCTGCCGAAAGTGAAACTCGAGGCCGCCATTCCCGCTGCCATCCTCGATCAAGCAGTCGAAGCCATCGAAAAAGCCGGCTCCACCGGCAAGATCGGCGACGGCAAGATCTTCGTGTTCGACCTGGCCCAAGCCATCCGGATCCGCACCGGTGAGACTGGCCCCGACGCACTCTGAGGAGCTATCAAAGAATGAATACCCTGCTCAAGACCCTACTTGGTGCGACGGCGCTGATCGCCGCACCCGCGTTCGCTCAGGACGCTGCTGTCATCGTCGATAAAGGCGACGTTGCATGGCTCATGGTTGCCACCCTGCTGGTGGTGTTCATGGCCGTCCCCGGCCTGGCCCTGTTCTACGGTGGTCTGGTCCGTTCCAAGAACATGCTCTCCGTGCTCATGCAGGTGATGTGCGTGTTCTCCCTCGGCGTCATCCTGTGGGCCTTCTACGGCTACTCCGTGGCCTTCACCGAAAGCTCCGCGTTCTTCGGCGGTCTGGACAAGATGTTCCTGTCCGGCATCACCATCGACTCGCTGGCTGACACCTTCACCGACAACGTGAAGCTGCCCGAGCTGCTGTTCGTCGCCTTCCAGGCCACGTTCGCCGGCATCACCTGCGCACTGGTGGTGGGCTCCTTCGCCGAGCGCATGAAGTTCAGCGCCGTGCTGCTCTTCACCATCATCTGGTTCACCTTCAGCTACCTGCCGATCTGCCACATGGTCTGGGGTCCGGGCGGCTACCTGCTCGAAGACGGCGCGCTCGACTTCGCTGGCGGTACCGTGGTGCACATCAACGCCGGTGTCGCCGGTCTGGTGGGCGCCTACCTGGTGGGCAAGCGTATCGGCTTCGGTCGTGAGTCCATGGCGCCGCACTCCCTGACGCTGACCATGGTCGGTGCATCCATGCTGTGGGTGGGCTGGTTCGGCTTCAACGCCGGTTCCAACCTGGAAGCCACTTCCGGCGCCGCACTGGCCTTCATCAACACCCTGGCCGCCACGGCTGCTGCCACCCTCTCCTGGGTTGCCGCCGAAGCCATCGCCAAGGGCAAGCCCTCCATGCTGGGTGCCGCTTCCGGTGCCGTGGCTGGTCTGGTCGCCATCACCCCGGCCTGCGGTTCCGTCGGCCCGATGGGTGCCATCGTGATCGGTCTGCTCGCCGGTGTGGTCTGCCTGTGGGGTGTGAATGGTCTGAAGCGCATGCTCGGTGCTGACGACTCCCTGGACGTCTTCGGCGTGCATGGTGTCGGCGGTATCCTGGGTGCCATCCTGACCGGTGTCTTCACGGCCCCGTCCCTGGGCGGTACCGGTGGTGAAGACTTCTCCATCGGCAGCCAGGTGTGGATCCAGACCTTCTCCGTGATCGTGACCATCGTCTGGTCCGGCGTGGTCTCCCTGATCGCCTACAAACTGGTCGATATCGTGATCGGTCTGCGCGTGCCGGAAGACGAAGAGCGCGAAGGCCTCGACATCACCGCACACGGCGAATCGGCTTACAAGTACTGATCCGCCTGAGCCCGGCACACTTCGGTGTGCCCGGCAGGAAACCCGGCGTGACCGCAAGGTCCGCCGGGTTTTTCTTTGCCCGCACGCGGCAATGTCAGCCTTTCCCGATTGACCTCCCGCGACTAGACTCTGTGTGCCACGCACCAAGTCATGCGCATGCCGTTGGAGTGGCAGCCCGCAGCCGTGAGGGAGAGACAATGACCGCAAGAGCCGGCCTCATCTGCGCCATTGACATGGCGACGCGCCTCGCGGCCGCCCCGCCACGGGCAAACGACACCGAAGCGATGAAGGCCGACCTCGATTTCGTCGCTTATCACGGTGGCACCATCGCCACCGCGCATCGATCCCGACCGATCAGCCCGCGCTCATCGACTGCAACACCGGCTCGCCGTCCGCTCAGGCCGGCTTCGCCTCGCGGGTCGCCAGCCACGAAAACGCGCGCATTCTTCAAGGCGGCATCGACGCGTGGCGAACAGCCCGTACGACTCCGTGACACGCTCGAATGCCCGTGTCCTGAACCTCGCTTGACTTCAGGGCTCGAACCCTCATCTAGCTGATGAATCATTGACCGATCGGGGGACTCCCACATGGAGTATGTCGACTATTACGGCGTGCTCGGCGTCGCGCGCGATGCCACTGCGGACGAGATCAAGAAAGCCTTCCGCAAGCTCGCACGCAAATACCATCCGGACGTCTCGAAAGAGCCGGATGCCGAAGCTCGCATGCAGGAAATCAACGAAGCCTATGCCGTGCTCTCCGACCCGGAGCGCAAGGCGGCCTTCGACAACCTGGGCAAGGGCTACGCCGGCGGGCAGGATTTCACCCCGCCACCAGGCTGGGATTCGGGTTTCGAGTTCTCGGGTGAGGGCATGTCACCTGAAGATGCCGCCCGCTTCTCGGCCTTCTTCTCGGAGATGTTCGGCGGCATGGGCGGCGATCCCTTCCATGGCCACGGCCGAAGCCATCGCCACACCCAGGGGCAGGACCACCACGCCCGTATCCAGCTCGATCTGGAAGACAGCTTCACCGGCCCGACGCGGCAGCTCAGCCTGCAGGTACCGATGATGGACGCCCACGGTCGCGTACAGCTCAACACGCGCACCCTCCAGGTCAAAATCCCGGTCGGCATCCGTGCCGGCCAGATCATCCGCCTGGCTGGGCAAGGTCATGCCGGCCCGAGCGGAACACCCGCTGGCGACCTGCTGCTGGAAGTGAGCTTCCGCCCGCATCCACGCTTCCAGATCGACGGGCGCGACCTGAGCATGGAACTGCCTGTCAGCCCCTGGGAAGCCGCGCTGGGCGCCGTCGTCCCGGTGCCGCTGCCGGTCGGCAGCGTCAAGGTGCGCATCCCCGCTGGCGCCCAATCCGGCCAGTCGCTCACCGTCCGTGGCAAGGGCCTGCCCGGCAACCAGCCCGGCGATCTCATGCTCAAGCTCAAGGTCGTCCTGCCCAAGGCAGACACCGACGAAGCCAAAGCCCTCTACGAACGCATGGCCACCGAACTGGCCTTCGACCCGCGCGCCACGACCGGAGGTTGATCCATGAACACCAAAGACATCATGAACCCCACCGTGCTCGACGACTGCTGGCTCACCGTCGACCAGCTCGCCGCCGCGTGCGCGGTCGAGGTCACGTGGCTGCATCAACGCCTTGACGAGGGCTTCTTCCCCCATGCCGAGTGCGTGGCCGGCGTCTGGCGCTTCAACGGCCCCTGCCTGCAGCGGGCTCGGCGGATGCGGGAGCTGGAACGCAACTTCGACGCGGAGCCAGAACTGGCGGCGCTGTTTGCGGACATGCTCGATGAGATGGACCGGATGCGGGCGGAGTTGCGGCGGATGGGGTTGCGGTAGCTCTGCGGTGACATCTGCACGACCCGGTCAATGGCGCAGTAGGCCGGATAAGCGCAGCGCCATCCGGCACAGCGGTGCGCCCACGATGCACGACTACCGGATAGCGCTTCGCTTATCCGGCCTACGCAACTAAGAAGTGTTGCGTCAGCTACAAACCTGAAGCGGCCCATCCTTGGTAGGGCGCAATAACCAGCGGGCATTGCGCCGGATGTATTGCCGAGGCACTATGGAAAGCCATTCGGCGCAATGCCCGTTGGTTATTGCGCCCTACGCGAGCTAGCCAGAGACGCCAACGTCTCGGCAGCTGAAATATCTCACCCCGATCTCACCTTGAAATTGTCTTTAATGCATCTACTATTCCAATTGGGTTCAGGAAGAGTGCAATTAAGGAGCAGATGCCATGACGAAGAGCGGAAAACCGAAATTTGGATACTGGATAGGGCTATCGACTATCTGCATTGCTTTCGTTGCAGCCTGTGCCCCCAAATCATCGGTCACGACTGAGCGCTGCAACGGGGTGAATGCCTTGATTGCGCAGGAGATAACTCAGAACAACACCATAGACACCTCCCTCGTCTTGGCGAGCAAATTCTCAGCGGCAGCAGAGGCAGACGCCGAAAAAATGGTTTTAATAAAAGCTGGTTCTGGCGAAGTTAATTTTGAAGGCAAACTCGGACGCGAAATTAAAACAGTAGTAGCAACGAAGACTAAAGTTACGACTGAATTTTTTCAACAGGACCATAGCTTTGCGCAGGTCGCATGCTGGTTCGACGATATATTGAGTCGAAAAAATATCTCTAAGGATGACAGGAGAAAGTTTGAACAATTCAGACAAGAAATAGCCAAAAACCGGGTCACGTATCTAGATGCATTGACGGGATTAAAAAAAAATTAGTAAATTTAATTCGTAGCTACATTTTGCTTTCTGGATATTCGAATGAATTACCAGAAAAATGGCCGGCAGGCCCAAAAGCTTATGAAGCATACGTTAGAAAGCATATTTCAGCAATTGGGGTTTCCAGTGCAGAACTGAGTCGCGATACTTTTTTTCTTGGGCACATAACTGATAGATATTCTCGAGTTTTCCCAAGAACAAACGAGACCCTACTCAACCTCGGCAGAAGAGCATTAACGAACCCCCAAAATAGAGAAAGAGTCAATTATTACTCGTGCATAGCAGCCACCACTCTAGGAGAAATCTTGGCAGGCTTCACCGACCCCAATGTGCGCCAAGCTTGCTATCGAGACAAAGTCCGGTCTGACGACTGCATGCTCCTTATTAATGGCCAACTAGAAAAGTATTCGCAGTTGAAAATAGGTTATGATTTTTATGGTGTTTGCGGAAAATACGTCCTGAAGAAATACTATCCAGACGCACAACAGTAGCGCCCACTTTACCCGCTTCCAATGCCTCGCCTTGAGGTACCCAGCACCCTCAATCATCAACCCAATAGCAAAAAGGCACCCGCAGGTGCCTTTTTTATTAATCCACCGAAACGATCAACGAAACACGATCGTCTTCCGCCCATGCACCAGCACCCGGTCTTCCAGGTGGTAGCGCAGGCCGCGCGCCAGCACGGTTTTCTCGATGTCCTTGCCGTAACGCACCATGTCTTCGACCGCGTCGGAGTGGTCGATGCGGATCACGTCCTGCTCGATGATGGGGCCCTGGTCGAGGTCTT
Coding sequences within:
- a CDS encoding ammonium transporter; this translates as MNTLLKTLLGATALIAAPAFAQDAAVIVDKGDVAWLMVATLLVVFMAVPGLALFYGGLVRSKNMLSVLMQVMCVFSLGVILWAFYGYSVAFTESSAFFGGLDKMFLSGITIDSLADTFTDNVKLPELLFVAFQATFAGITCALVVGSFAERMKFSAVLLFTIIWFTFSYLPICHMVWGPGGYLLEDGALDFAGGTVVHINAGVAGLVGAYLVGKRIGFGRESMAPHSLTLTMVGASMLWVGWFGFNAGSNLEATSGAALAFINTLAATAAATLSWVAAEAIAKGKPSMLGAASGAVAGLVAITPACGSVGPMGAIVIGLLAGVVCLWGVNGLKRMLGADDSLDVFGVHGVGGILGAILTGVFTAPSLGGTGGEDFSIGSQVWIQTFSVIVTIVWSGVVSLIAYKLVDIVIGLRVPEDEEREGLDITAHGESAYKY
- the dusA gene encoding tRNA dihydrouridine(20/20a) synthase DusA, translating into MSSPAPADLSARRVSIAPMLDWTDRFYRYFARQISRRVYLYTEMVTTGALIHGDAARFLRFDDCEHPLALQLGGSDPADLARCAELAEQWGYDEVNLNVGCPSERVQSGAFGACLMAEPDLVADCLKAMQDRVGIAVTVKHRIGIDNIEDYHYLEDFVGRVHQRSACTVFVVHARNAILNGLSPKENREIPPLKYDYVHRLKTAFPALEIHINGGFTNWDQVEPQWAHVDGVMIGREAYHNPWMLVDADARAWGDDHPPPTRRQVAEAMAAFAEAQVAEGVPLKTICRHILGLYQGMPGARQWRRMLSDHLRLKDNNPALILEASDAVEQRSAA
- a CDS encoding TorF family putative porin, coding for MRKNLISAALAASFLASAAGVAQAEESPISANVTFTSDYVYRGISQSNENFAVQGGFDYAHDSGFYIGTWASSIDWLDKGGAEVDVYVGFGNSIGDTDFSYDVGVLQYFYPGGEIDGEDADTTEAYIGVGWKFLSFTYSYAFTDLFGVPDSDGSEYYDLSADFDIGAGFGLGAHVGRQKIEGGGSYNDWKLGVTKDFVGLTFGLDYIDTDIDDTDGADERIVFSVTKSF
- a CDS encoding di-heme oxidoreductase family protein — encoded protein: MQSCARHATALVLIAAAPLCLAVEAKTIDFSQPEAGEALPGGAATHHKRINKDVFSQPSANMAFEREMQFKIGNGFFKRLWVSAPASTQAADGLGPLYNARSCQRCHLKDGRGHPPEGDDDNAVSMFLRISIPPQTDEDRRLLAEHRVNNIPDPVYGTQLQDFAIAGHKAEYRLRVRYEPMPVKLADGTVVTLRKPTYSAEDLGYGPLHPQAMLSPRVAPQMLGLGLLEAISDKDILAKADPDDADGDGISGRPNRVWSPSANAPRLGRFGHKAGAPSVDEQSQGAFTGDIGISTPFNPYGWGECTEAQVDCRKAPDGNSPQYDNLEAGKEVMALVTFYARNLAVPARRDAGDPQVLAGKRLFYETGCTGCHTPSYQTRADEAVAPEQRDQHIWPYTDLLLHDMGEGLADGRPEGMANGREWKTPPLWGIGLTPMVNGHNQYLHDGRARGVLEAILWHGGEARAQRDAVAAMPAADREALIRFVESL
- a CDS encoding imelysin family protein produces the protein MKRILAGAITALLSTVTLAAPSSQAVMTHYADLAQAVYGDALSTAKQLQRSVNELIAHPDDKTLAAARAAWVAARHPYQQTEAYRFGNAIVDDWEGKVNAWPLDEGLIDYVDASYGDESDENPYYTVNIIAHEKLELSGRTIDASKIDEDLIAQLHEVDEIEANVTTGYHAIEFLLWGQDLNGNGPGAGQRPATDFDPAHCTGGHCARRAQYLKAATDLLVKELEWMSAQWAPGGEARQAVVEAPEGQGLGTILGGMGSLSYGELAGERMKLGLMLHDPEEEHDCFSDNTHYSHYNDALGIRNVYTGTYVKVDGSKMSGPSLADLVAAKDPKVDAALRQRLDETVARMQALVDSAKAGEAYDQMIGEGNAEGNARVQAAIDALLAQTRAIEGAVTALGLEHIAFEGSDSLDAPDKVGQ
- a CDS encoding chaperone modulator CbpM — translated: MNTKDIMNPTVLDDCWLTVDQLAAACAVEVTWLHQRLDEGFFPHAECVAGVWRFNGPCLQRARRMRELERNFDAEPELAALFADMLDEMDRMRAELRRMGLR
- a CDS encoding DnaJ C-terminal domain-containing protein — encoded protein: MEYVDYYGVLGVARDATADEIKKAFRKLARKYHPDVSKEPDAEARMQEINEAYAVLSDPERKAAFDNLGKGYAGGQDFTPPPGWDSGFEFSGEGMSPEDAARFSAFFSEMFGGMGGDPFHGHGRSHRHTQGQDHHARIQLDLEDSFTGPTRQLSLQVPMMDAHGRVQLNTRTLQVKIPVGIRAGQIIRLAGQGHAGPSGTPAGDLLLEVSFRPHPRFQIDGRDLSMELPVSPWEAALGAVVPVPLPVGSVKVRIPAGAQSGQSLTVRGKGLPGNQPGDLMLKLKVVLPKADTDEAKALYERMATELAFDPRATTGG
- a CDS encoding accessory factor UbiK family protein encodes the protein MNPTSFLDQIAGKLSEIAANSPAKDIEKNVKAMASSAFTRMDLVTREEFDIQAEMLSRAREQLTALEKRVTELEAQLAAKSAD
- a CDS encoding P-II family nitrogen regulator — encoded protein: MKYLIAIIKPFKLDEVREALSAIGVQGITVTEVKGFGRQKGHTELYRGAEYVVDFLPKVKLEAAIPAAILDQAVEAIEKAGSTGKIGDGKIFVFDLAQAIRIRTGETGPDAL